One window of the Leptotrichia massiliensis genome contains the following:
- the yhdJ gene encoding adenine-specific DNA-methyltransferase, protein MIKIINSDIIEALNTIEDNTIDLIFIDPPYNLNKKYKGTSDFWNTEKDYLDWCYQWLELGINKLKKDGSLYFMCSTQFYAYFDIFIRERLHIKSRIIWEYDSSGVQAKKHFGSLYEPIIFAVKNKNKYTFNYQDILVETKTGAKRKLIDYRKSPPAPYNDKKVPGNVWHFPRVRFKMEEYVEHPSQKPEILLERIVKVSSNESSVVLDLFAGSFSLGRVCKRLNRNYIGIEKSAEYSKLGNLRLK, encoded by the coding sequence ATGATAAAAATAATAAATTCAGATATTATCGAGGCTTTAAATACAATAGAAGATAACACAATAGATTTAATCTTTATAGATCCTCCTTATAATTTGAATAAAAAATATAAAGGAACTTCTGATTTCTGGAATACAGAAAAAGATTATTTAGACTGGTGTTATCAGTGGTTAGAATTGGGTATAAATAAGTTAAAGAAAGACGGCTCTCTGTATTTTATGTGCTCAACACAATTTTATGCATATTTTGATATCTTCATAAGAGAACGACTGCATATAAAATCAAGAATTATATGGGAGTATGATAGTTCAGGTGTACAAGCAAAAAAGCATTTTGGTTCTCTTTATGAACCAATAATCTTTGCAGTAAAAAATAAAAATAAATATACATTTAATTATCAAGATATTTTAGTTGAAACTAAAACAGGAGCAAAAAGAAAATTAATTGACTATAGAAAAAGTCCACCTGCTCCGTATAATGATAAAAAAGTTCCAGGAAATGTTTGGCATTTTCCAAGAGTGAGATTCAAAATGGAAGAATATGTAGAACATCCTTCTCAAAAACCTGAAATTTTATTAGAACGTATTGTAAAAGTTAGTTCAAATGAGAGTAGTGTTGTATTAGATTTATTTGCAGGTTCATTTTCATTAGGAAGAGTATGTAAACGACTAAACAGGAACTATATTGGGATTGAAAAAAGTGCAGAATATTCTAAATTAGGCAATTTAAGGTTAAAATAA
- a CDS encoding MAE_28990/MAE_18760 family HEPN-like nuclease: MKSRPDEKLIFELTTALSNRKKEITDFYMYIQGCQSSGIAEILNKSFILLLYAHWEGFIKEYTIKYFSFIISQKLVLSKLTENFLLIYLKSLLKTYKVDKNIFQEKKILDLVSKGSKFKIKIDEYFEKYTVGSESNLKFKNYKNICTILNYSLIDETNVFETNLEKLVHNRNSIAHTGLKAKENTYSDILDIEIMKNLIIGEMENFHSFIEKNIVNREYLASMHNA; encoded by the coding sequence ATGAAAAGTAGACCTGATGAGAAATTAATATTTGAATTAACTACTGCTCTGAGTAACAGAAAAAAAGAAATAACAGACTTTTATATGTACATTCAGGGTTGTCAAAGTTCGGGAATTGCGGAAATATTAAATAAATCCTTCATACTACTATTATATGCACATTGGGAAGGATTCATAAAAGAATACACAATAAAATATTTTTCATTCATTATATCTCAGAAACTGGTTTTATCTAAACTTACTGAAAATTTTTTATTAATATATTTAAAAAGTCTTTTAAAAACATATAAAGTTGACAAGAATATTTTTCAAGAAAAAAAGATACTTGATCTGGTTTCAAAAGGTTCTAAATTCAAAATAAAAATTGACGAATATTTTGAAAAATATACAGTAGGAAGTGAAAGCAATTTAAAATTTAAAAATTATAAGAATATTTGTACCATCTTAAATTATAGCTTGATAGATGAAACTAATGTATTTGAAACAAATTTGGAAAAATTAGTGCATAATAGAAATTCGATAGCACACACTGGCTTGAAAGCTAAAGAAAATACCTATTCTGATATTTTAGATATTGAGATTATGAAAAATTTAATAATTGGAGAAATGGAAAATTTTCATAGTTTTATAGAAAAAAATATAGTTAATAGAGAGTATTTAGCGTCTATGCATAATGCTTAA
- a CDS encoding DUF262 domain-containing protein has protein sequence MDERKFSEYLNANSNKYIQDKYSMSLRELITMHQNSEINLTPVYQRLFRWTEEQASKLIESIMLGVPLPPIFVSVRNGNWEVIDGVQRISSILWFYGNLENKKPLTLKNLEILKELNDKTYSELKKKYSSSVFKFFDMRRIDVNLFVSENIESEYTLFNRLNTGGITLSAQEIRNFLISKLDNKFYEEIKAFKDTNLCEHVLTISPKQNSEDYRSELLIYASIIINNDIDFEGKKGIEIFKSIAKNNYSSRDRFIDLCITEVLKNGKAIKDIQSIMNLFEIIHRQVPIKPFANGRKFSPFLYICVISFMHKHISENINLPEVINRIQNDERYKKKANRGSNVVDQFISGIEIGRNI, from the coding sequence ATGGACGAGAGAAAATTTAGTGAATATTTGAATGCAAATTCAAATAAATATATTCAGGATAAATATTCAATGAGTTTAAGAGAACTAATAACCATGCATCAAAACTCAGAGATTAATTTAACACCTGTTTACCAAAGATTATTTAGATGGACTGAAGAACAAGCTAGTAAGCTGATTGAATCTATAATGTTAGGAGTACCACTTCCACCTATTTTTGTATCAGTCCGAAACGGAAATTGGGAAGTAATAGATGGCGTTCAAAGAATATCTAGTATTCTTTGGTTCTACGGAAATCTAGAAAATAAAAAACCTTTAACGTTAAAAAATTTAGAAATTCTTAAAGAATTAAACGATAAAACATACAGCGAATTAAAAAAGAAATATTCGAGTTCTGTATTCAAATTTTTTGACATGAGAAGAATTGATGTTAATTTATTCGTATCTGAAAATATAGAATCTGAATACACTCTTTTTAATAGACTTAATACGGGTGGAATTACTTTATCTGCACAAGAAATCAGAAATTTTTTAATTTCAAAATTAGATAATAAATTTTATGAAGAAATTAAAGCTTTTAAAGATACTAATTTATGCGAACATGTTTTAACCATTAGTCCTAAACAGAATTCAGAAGACTATAGAAGTGAGCTGTTAATTTATGCATCAATTATAATAAATAATGATATTGATTTTGAAGGTAAAAAAGGAATAGAAATATTTAAAAGTATAGCTAAAAATAACTACTCGTCACGTGATAGGTTTATAGATTTATGCATAACAGAAGTTTTAAAGAATGGTAAAGCAATAAAAGATATACAAAGCATAATGAACTTATTTGAAATCATACACAGGCAAGTACCTATAAAACCTTTTGCAAACGGAAGGAAATTTTCACCTTTTTTATACATTTGTGTAATTTCATTTATGCATAAGCATATTAGTGAAAATATAAATTTACCAGAAGTAATAAACAGAATCCAGAATGACGAACGATATAAGAAAAAAGCAAATAGAGGGTCAAACGTAGTAGATCAATTTATCAGCGGTATTGAAATAGGGAGAAACATATAA